Proteins co-encoded in one alpha proteobacterium HIMB5 genomic window:
- a CDS encoding chorismate binding enzyme (PFAM: chorismate binding enzyme), which translates to MIDKKGDHISTKPIAGTLKKNKKLNKSKALKYFRKNIKESKEHNMIVDMERNDLSRICVPGTVKIKKEKKIEEYKDLFHYVTLIVGRLRKKIKIIDIIKSMMPGGSVIGCPKISTLNLLNNQERENRNIYTGSFGFIKFNGDMRFNIIIRSLLYYKSISEISVASGVVVDSKAKNEFNENFIKAKALLDLFK; encoded by the coding sequence TTGATAGACAAAAAAGGAGATCATATTTCAACTAAACCTATAGCTGGAACGCTGAAAAAAAACAAGAAATTGAATAAATCAAAAGCTCTAAAATATTTTAGAAAAAATATTAAAGAATCTAAAGAGCACAATATGATTGTTGATATGGAAAGAAATGATTTATCAAGAATTTGTGTGCCTGGAACAGTCAAAATCAAAAAAGAAAAAAAAATTGAAGAATATAAAGATCTATTTCACTACGTAACTTTGATTGTTGGCAGATTAAGAAAAAAAATAAAAATTATTGATATAATTAAATCAATGATGCCAGGTGGATCTGTAATTGGTTGTCCAAAAATTAGCACCTTAAACTTATTAAACAATCAGGAAAGAGAAAATAGAAATATTTATACAGGCAGTTTTGGTTTTATAAAGTTTAATGGAGATATGAGATTTAATATAATAATCAGGTCTTTATTGTATTACAAAAGTATATCAGAAATTTCAGTTGCATCTGGTGTTGTTGTAGACAGCAAAGCTAAAAATGAGTTTAATGAAAACTTTATTAAAGCTAAAGCTCTATTAGATTTATTTAAATGA
- a CDS encoding glutamine amidotransferase family protein (PFAM: Glutamine amidotransferase class-I~TIGRFAM: glutamine amidotransferase of anthranilate synthase or aminodeoxychorismate synthase): MIYIIDHKDSFTFNVVHQFSLFDKVECDDYSEIKEDKLNKASTIIFSPGPGSPKDYKTTSKIYKRFKNKKKIIGICLGFQQILYCEGGKIIEQNKIYHGYQSKIKVVSKNSLFKKNTNFVVGRYHSLKLKEPFRAKNFDITMRCANSNVAMAIENNKEKIYGFQFHPESFLTINGNLLIKKILST; this comes from the coding sequence ATGATTTATATAATTGATCATAAAGACTCTTTTACATTCAATGTTGTTCATCAATTTTCTCTATTTGACAAAGTAGAATGTGATGACTATTCAGAAATTAAAGAAGATAAGTTAAACAAAGCTTCGACTATTATTTTTTCTCCAGGTCCAGGTTCTCCAAAAGATTATAAAACTACTTCAAAAATTTATAAAAGATTTAAAAATAAAAAAAAAATTATTGGAATTTGCTTAGGTTTTCAGCAGATACTTTATTGCGAAGGTGGAAAAATCATTGAACAAAATAAGATATATCATGGTTATCAATCAAAAATTAAAGTTGTATCTAAAAATTCTTTATTCAAGAAAAATACGAATTTTGTAGTTGGCAGGTATCATTCATTAAAATTAAAAGAACCTTTTAGAGCAAAAAATTTTGACATAACAATGAGATGTGCTAATTCAAATGTTGCGATGGCAATTGAAAATAACAAAGAAAAAATCTATGGCTTTCAGTTTCATCCAGAATCTTTTTTAACAATAAATGGTAACTTACTTATTAAAAAAATCTTATCGACTTAA
- a CDS encoding Aminotransferase class IV (PFAM: Aminotransferase class IV), translated as MVTYLLKKSYRLKDYKEIKFNDLWGDHGVFTTMWLFDKPQKILFFDQHISNLIKSTKVFKVYKTDLKLNILKILKKIINPKIKYNHLLRVAINKKTLSVSIRKRIKPKLDFTLNLINLKRVRPEYKNLKYKQILKHLSKLDNSKNDIGLCVNNKVFETGTSNLVFIKNNKIFFPKNNYYKGITFKFFKNKFKKFYFTDIKINTLSKFDEILLIGSGKGVASVKKIKGYSWSRKSMKYYKLFSSTYLKAINQCKKY; from the coding sequence ATGGTAACTTACTTATTAAAAAAATCTTATCGACTTAAAGATTATAAAGAAATTAAATTTAATGATCTTTGGGGTGATCATGGTGTATTCACAACGATGTGGTTATTTGACAAACCACAAAAAATTTTATTTTTTGATCAACATATTAGCAATTTAATAAAATCCACAAAAGTTTTTAAAGTATATAAAACAGATTTAAAATTGAATATTTTAAAAATTTTAAAGAAAATAATTAATCCTAAAATTAAATACAATCATTTATTAAGAGTAGCAATAAACAAAAAGACATTATCTGTATCAATAAGAAAAAGAATAAAACCAAAATTAGATTTTACTTTAAATCTGATAAATCTTAAAAGAGTTAGACCTGAATATAAAAATTTAAAATATAAACAAATTTTAAAACATCTTTCAAAATTAGATAATTCAAAAAATGATATAGGCTTATGTGTAAATAATAAAGTTTTTGAAACCGGAACTTCAAATTTAGTGTTTATAAAAAATAATAAGATTTTTTTCCCAAAAAATAATTATTATAAAGGAATAACATTTAAATTTTTTAAAAATAAATTTAAAAAATTTTATTTTACAGATATTAAAATTAATACATTGTCCAAATTTGATGAAATATTATTAATTGGATCTGGAAAAGGAGTTGCCTCAGTTAAAAAAATTAAAGGTTATAGCTGGTCTAGAAAAAGTATGAAATATTACAAATTATTTTCATCCACATATTTAAAAGCAATTAACCAATGTAAAAAATATTAA
- a CDS encoding HIT domain protein (PFAM: HIT domain) — translation MIRDPNNPCLFCNAKESGIAAENEFAYASYDSYPVSDFHCLIIPKRHVKDYFEMSDEEFLACNDLITKIKNEILAKDKTVKAFNIGTNAGKMSGQSIMHCHIHLIPRREGDVENPQGGVRSVIPKKQHYKREN, via the coding sequence ATGATCAGAGATCCCAATAATCCTTGCTTATTTTGTAATGCTAAAGAAAGTGGTATTGCTGCAGAAAATGAATTTGCATACGCAAGTTATGACTCATACCCAGTTTCAGATTTCCATTGTCTTATTATTCCAAAAAGACATGTAAAAGATTATTTTGAAATGAGTGATGAGGAATTTTTGGCTTGTAATGATTTAATTACAAAAATTAAAAATGAAATTTTAGCTAAAGATAAAACGGTTAAAGCTTTTAATATTGGAACCAATGCTGGAAAAATGTCTGGTCAATCAATCATGCATTGTCATATCCATCTGATTCCAAGAAGAGAGGGAGATGTCGAAAACCCTCAAGGAGGAGTAAGATCGGTAATTCCAAAAAAACAGCACTATAAAAGAGAAAATTAG
- a CDS encoding dissimilatory adenylylsulfate reductase beta subunit (PFAM: Adenosine-5'-phosphosulfate reductase beta subunit;~TIGRFAM: adenosine phosphosulphate reductase, beta subunit): MSTFVYMTRCDGCGHCVDICPSDIMHIDENIRRAKNIEPNFCWECYSCVKACPNHAIDVRGYADFAPMGHSVRVRREEEKGTISWKIKFRNGTEKNFVSPITTKPWGEFIPKLADGDKPNQGEINSQRLYREPEGLNTGGELPSVPKESFKKGVYY; the protein is encoded by the coding sequence ATGTCAACTTTCGTATATATGACTAGATGTGATGGCTGCGGTCATTGCGTAGATATCTGTCCATCAGATATAATGCACATTGATGAAAATATAAGAAGAGCAAAAAACATTGAACCAAATTTTTGCTGGGAATGTTATTCTTGTGTTAAAGCATGTCCTAACCATGCAATTGATGTAAGAGGTTATGCTGATTTTGCTCCAATGGGTCATAGTGTTAGGGTAAGAAGAGAAGAAGAAAAAGGAACTATCTCTTGGAAAATAAAATTTAGAAATGGTACAGAGAAAAACTTTGTATCTCCAATTACAACAAAACCTTGGGGTGAGTTTATTCCAAAACTTGCTGATGGTGACAAGCCAAATCAAGGAGAAATAAATTCACAAAGACTTTATAGAGAACCGGAAGGATTAAATACTGGCGGTGAACTTCCATCAGTTCCAAAAGAGTCTTTTAAAAAAGGAGTTTATTACTAA
- a CDS encoding dissimilatory adenylylsulfate reductase alpha subunit (PFAM: domain; FAD binding domain~TIGRFAM: adenosine phosphosulphate reductase, alpha subunit), whose translation MAKHKTHYEECDILVVGGGMAGTGATFEARHWGRDMKIVCVEKANIDRSGAVAQGLYAINCYMGMQWGENQPEDHVRYARNDLMGMVREDLGYDMARHVDSTVHMFDEWGLPMMKNEKTGRYLREGKWQIMIHGESYKPIVAEAAKKSADKIYNRIMITHLLMDESQENRIGGAVGFNMRTGDFHVFRAKAVIVAAGGASHIFKPRAVGEGMGRTWYAPWSNGSAYALPIAAGAKMTQMENRIVLCRFKDGYGPVGAYFLHLKTYTQNANGENYEKKWYDQTKELVGEYIDHHPTPTCLRNHAFIQEVAAGGGPIHMVTKEAFQDPHLETVGWENFLGMTVGQAVVWASQNIDPKYTNPELTTSEPYVMGSHATCSGAWVSGPEDLSPPEYFWGYNRMLTIDGLFGAGDTVGGSAHKFSSGSFTEGRLAAKAAVKYIEDKKADGIKVSDKQCEEFKTKVYKPLDNYTIGRNEITGGTVSPSYISPIQGLQRLQKIMDEYVGGITSNYMTNGNMLKRGLELLEWLQEDLENVGAEDYHQLMRAWELKHRALTSQCVTEHTLFREETRWPGYYYRGDHMKLDDENWHCLTVSRRDPKTGKFTMEKVPVYHIVDEKEEKKAS comes from the coding sequence ATGGCTAAACATAAAACTCATTACGAAGAATGTGATATTTTAGTTGTCGGTGGAGGTATGGCCGGGACAGGTGCAACTTTTGAAGCAAGACACTGGGGAAGAGATATGAAAATTGTTTGCGTTGAGAAAGCAAATATTGACAGAAGTGGAGCTGTTGCTCAAGGTCTTTACGCTATTAACTGCTATATGGGAATGCAGTGGGGTGAGAACCAACCTGAAGATCACGTTAGATATGCAAGAAATGATTTGATGGGAATGGTAAGAGAAGATTTAGGTTATGACATGGCTCGTCACGTAGACTCAACAGTTCATATGTTTGATGAATGGGGTTTACCTATGATGAAAAATGAAAAGACAGGTAGATATTTAAGAGAAGGTAAATGGCAGATCATGATCCACGGTGAAAGTTACAAACCAATTGTAGCTGAAGCCGCAAAGAAATCTGCTGATAAAATTTATAACAGAATAATGATCACTCATTTATTAATGGATGAATCTCAAGAAAATAGAATTGGCGGAGCAGTTGGCTTTAACATGAGAACAGGTGATTTTCACGTGTTTAGAGCTAAAGCTGTAATTGTTGCAGCAGGTGGAGCTTCACATATCTTTAAACCTAGAGCTGTTGGTGAAGGAATGGGTAGAACTTGGTATGCACCTTGGAGTAATGGTTCTGCATATGCATTACCAATTGCAGCTGGTGCAAAAATGACTCAAATGGAAAATAGAATTGTTCTTTGTAGATTCAAAGATGGTTATGGACCAGTTGGTGCTTATTTCTTACATTTAAAAACATATACACAAAACGCAAATGGTGAGAATTATGAGAAGAAATGGTATGATCAAACTAAAGAGCTAGTTGGAGAGTATATCGATCACCATCCAACTCCTACTTGTTTGAGAAATCATGCATTCATTCAAGAAGTTGCAGCTGGCGGCGGACCAATCCACATGGTAACAAAAGAAGCTTTTCAAGATCCACATTTAGAAACTGTTGGATGGGAAAATTTCTTAGGAATGACAGTTGGTCAAGCAGTTGTATGGGCTTCACAAAATATTGATCCAAAATATACTAATCCAGAATTAACGACATCTGAGCCATATGTAATGGGTTCACACGCAACATGTTCTGGAGCTTGGGTAAGTGGACCAGAAGATTTGTCGCCACCTGAATATTTCTGGGGATACAACAGAATGCTGACTATTGATGGCTTATTTGGTGCTGGTGATACTGTTGGTGGAAGTGCACACAAATTTTCATCAGGATCATTTACTGAAGGTAGATTAGCAGCAAAAGCAGCTGTGAAATACATTGAAGATAAGAAAGCTGATGGTATCAAAGTTTCAGACAAACAATGTGAAGAGTTTAAAACTAAAGTTTATAAACCTTTAGATAATTACACAATCGGAAGAAACGAAATTACAGGAGGAACTGTTTCTCCTAGCTATATTTCACCAATTCAAGGTTTACAAAGACTCCAAAAGATCATGGATGAGTATGTTGGAGGAATAACTTCAAACTACATGACTAATGGAAATATGCTGAAGAGAGGACTTGAATTACTTGAATGGCTTCAAGAGGATCTAGAAAACGTTGGTGCTGAGGATTATCACCAGTTAATGAGAGCATGGGAACTTAAACATAGAGCTTTAACTTCTCAGTGTGTTACAGAACATACTTTGTTTAGAGAAGAAACTCGTTGGCCAGGTTATTATTACAGAGGTGATCACATGAAACTTGATGATGAAAACTGGCATTGCCTAACAGTTTCAAGAAGAGATCCAAAAACTGGTAAGTTTACGATGGAAAAAGTACCTGTTTACCACATTGTAGACGAAAAAGAGGAAAAGAAAGCTTCTTAA
- a CDS encoding Sulfite exporter TauE/SafE (PFAM: Sulfite exporter TauE/SafE), translating to MEVYLPIAEVNINAIEILLLSAIVGVLSGLFGVGGGFLMTPFLIFLGVPPAYAVANEANNILATSVSGSTTHYLKNTLDYKMGLMIVAGGAIGTLLGIYTFSYFQDMGKIDVVIALAYMYILAIIGSLMLVESLGEIDKQRRNVLVKKKLHVHYWIHGLPFRLRFPKSKLYESAFTPIIIGLFVGFIAAIMGIGGAFILVPAMIYIIGMPTKLVPGTSLFVTIFVSVIVTFLHAFNYGSIDLILVLMLVTGSIIGVQVGQKLGEKINSSGLRALLAILLLLVGIAMAYDTFFAEKVETEIVKVLDNDLNFFSVFIQKFSQEMPLFYSLFTIMFAIFLGVAAAFIRRFFSNLRKKLAVPANK from the coding sequence ATGGAAGTATATTTACCAATAGCGGAAGTTAACATTAATGCTATTGAAATACTCCTTCTCAGTGCAATTGTAGGTGTCTTATCAGGTTTGTTTGGTGTTGGTGGCGGTTTTTTAATGACACCTTTTTTAATTTTTTTAGGTGTACCTCCTGCTTATGCAGTTGCAAATGAAGCAAATAATATTTTGGCCACTTCAGTCTCAGGCTCCACAACTCATTACTTAAAAAACACATTAGATTATAAAATGGGTTTAATGATAGTTGCAGGTGGTGCTATTGGTACTTTGTTAGGAATTTATACTTTTTCATACTTTCAAGATATGGGAAAAATTGATGTAGTTATTGCTCTAGCTTATATGTACATATTAGCAATAATTGGTTCTTTAATGTTGGTTGAGAGCCTTGGTGAAATAGATAAACAGAGAAGAAATGTTTTAGTTAAAAAAAAATTACATGTTCATTATTGGATACATGGTCTTCCTTTTAGATTGCGATTTCCAAAATCAAAATTATATGAAAGTGCTTTTACACCAATTATTATCGGATTGTTTGTTGGATTTATTGCTGCGATAATGGGAATTGGAGGTGCTTTTATTTTAGTTCCTGCAATGATTTATATCATTGGTATGCCAACCAAGTTAGTTCCTGGGACTTCTTTATTTGTTACAATTTTTGTGAGCGTGATTGTTACTTTCTTACACGCCTTTAACTATGGTTCAATTGATTTGATTTTAGTTTTAATGCTAGTTACGGGGTCAATCATTGGTGTGCAGGTAGGTCAAAAACTTGGAGAAAAAATTAATAGTAGTGGATTAAGAGCTTTGTTAGCAATTTTATTATTGTTAGTTGGAATTGCAATGGCATACGATACTTTTTTTGCTGAAAAGGTTGAAACAGAAATAGTTAAAGTTTTAGATAATGATTTAAACTTCTTTTCAGTGTTTATTCAAAAATTTTCACAAGAGATGCCTTTATTTTATAGTTTGTTTACAATTATGTTTGCTATTTTTTTAGGTGTAGCTGCAGCATTTATTAGAAGATTTTTTTCTAACCTTAGAAAAAAATTAGCAGTTCCTGCTAATAAGTAA
- a CDS encoding hypothetical protein (PFAM: Conserved hypothetical protein 698~TIGRFAM: conserved hypothetical integral membrane protein) → MSIKKKLVVIPGIILAFILYSLSQGINNVIGIELLGYNKSPISTAMFAILIGMILGNIFKIRKLFLIGLDFTQKNILKLGIICLGIHLKPFEFLKFGTIAIPLIIICIISVLVVIKLVIKQLKIPTRMAYLISIGSTVCGTTAIMATAPVIKANKSEVSYAIANMTLFGIFSMLVYPYFANFYFDAEPLLVGLFLGTSIHETSQVAAAGLIYEQQFNSPETLNIATVTKLIRNTFLVIMIPLFAFLYNRGNVVKKNYSLVSIFPYFVLGFIGMIIVRNLGDYYFIESNNQVWTDAISVIKASSKVFLTMAMAAIGLSTNFRDIKSMGYKPFVVGLIGMTTVGVVSIFCIGIFTEIFTY, encoded by the coding sequence ATGTCTATAAAGAAAAAGTTGGTAGTCATACCAGGGATCATACTTGCCTTTATTTTATACTCTCTTTCTCAAGGAATAAATAATGTAATAGGAATCGAGTTATTAGGTTACAACAAAAGTCCAATATCCACTGCGATGTTTGCTATTCTAATTGGAATGATACTTGGAAACATTTTCAAAATCAGAAAATTGTTTTTAATCGGTTTAGATTTTACTCAGAAAAATATTTTAAAACTAGGAATTATCTGTTTAGGTATACATTTGAAGCCTTTTGAATTCTTAAAATTTGGAACTATAGCAATTCCACTAATCATAATCTGTATTATAAGTGTTTTAGTAGTAATAAAACTTGTCATAAAACAATTAAAAATCCCTACAAGGATGGCTTATTTAATTTCTATTGGATCTACAGTTTGTGGAACAACCGCAATAATGGCAACTGCTCCTGTAATAAAAGCTAATAAAAGTGAAGTATCTTATGCAATCGCAAACATGACTTTGTTTGGTATTTTTTCAATGCTTGTTTATCCTTATTTTGCAAATTTTTACTTTGATGCGGAGCCTCTTTTAGTTGGACTTTTCCTTGGTACTTCAATCCATGAAACATCTCAAGTGGCAGCTGCAGGATTAATTTATGAACAGCAATTTAATAGTCCAGAAACACTAAATATAGCAACTGTAACAAAATTAATAAGAAATACATTTTTAGTAATTATGATACCTTTATTTGCGTTCCTATATAACAGGGGAAATGTTGTTAAGAAAAATTATTCATTAGTAAGTATTTTCCCATACTTTGTTTTAGGATTTATAGGAATGATAATAGTTAGAAATTTAGGTGATTATTATTTTATAGAAAGCAATAATCAAGTTTGGACTGATGCTATTTCAGTAATAAAAGCCTCCTCAAAAGTATTTCTTACAATGGCAATGGCTGCAATTGGATTGTCTACCAATTTTAGAGATATAAAATCTATGGGCTATAAACCTTTTGTTGTAGGTTTAATTGGAATGACTACAGTTGGTGTAGTAAGTATTTTTTGTATAGGAATATTTACTGAGATTTTTACTTATTAG
- a CDS encoding D-galactarate dehydratase/altronate hydratase family protein (PFAM: D-galactarate dehydratase / Altronate hydrolase, C terminus) yields MEIPKSFLGYKRENGRAGTRNHVIILPVDDISNACAEAVANNIKGTIALPHSYGRLQFGADLELHFRTMIGTGSNPNVAAVIVIGIEPKWTKKIVDGIAKTGKPVEGFHIERTGDIGTVMKASKKAQEFVMWASEKQREECPISDLWISVKCGESDTTSGLAANPTVGNLMDKLEPLGVHLCFGETSELTGAEKVCATRGATKEASDKFMKTWSAYNDFILKEATDDLSESQPTAGNIAGGLTTIEEKAFGNFQKIGSRKFVDVLEPAEEPKKGKGLYFMDTSSAAAECVTLQAAAGFNIHLFPTGQGNIVGNPIEPVVKLTANPLTVKGMGEHIDCDVSKILSREMNMSEAGDKLIETTLRVANGRLTCAEALGHREFVMTKLYRSA; encoded by the coding sequence ATGGAAATTCCAAAGAGTTTTTTAGGTTATAAAAGAGAGAACGGCAGAGCCGGAACAAGAAATCACGTAATAATTTTACCTGTAGATGATATTTCAAATGCATGTGCAGAAGCTGTAGCAAATAATATTAAAGGAACAATTGCATTGCCTCACTCTTACGGAAGATTGCAATTCGGTGCTGATTTAGAATTACATTTTAGGACAATGATAGGAACAGGAAGTAATCCTAATGTTGCTGCAGTTATTGTAATTGGTATCGAACCTAAATGGACAAAAAAAATTGTTGATGGAATTGCAAAAACTGGAAAGCCAGTTGAGGGATTTCATATTGAAAGAACTGGTGATATTGGAACTGTAATGAAAGCTTCAAAAAAAGCTCAAGAATTTGTTATGTGGGCTTCTGAAAAGCAAAGAGAAGAATGTCCAATAAGTGATTTATGGATTTCGGTTAAATGTGGTGAATCTGATACTACATCTGGTTTAGCAGCAAATCCTACGGTTGGTAATTTAATGGATAAGCTAGAACCTTTAGGAGTTCATTTATGTTTTGGTGAAACTTCTGAGTTAACTGGGGCAGAAAAAGTTTGTGCTACAAGAGGTGCAACAAAAGAGGCTTCAGATAAGTTTATGAAAACTTGGAGTGCATACAATGATTTCATTTTAAAAGAAGCAACAGATGATCTTTCTGAAAGTCAACCCACAGCTGGAAATATTGCTGGTGGCTTAACTACAATTGAAGAAAAAGCTTTTGGAAATTTTCAAAAAATTGGATCAAGAAAATTTGTTGATGTTTTAGAACCAGCGGAAGAACCAAAGAAAGGTAAAGGCTTATATTTTATGGATACATCTTCAGCAGCAGCTGAATGTGTAACTCTTCAAGCAGCAGCTGGATTTAATATACATTTGTTTCCAACTGGACAAGGCAATATTGTTGGAAATCCAATTGAACCAGTTGTGAAATTAACAGCCAATCCATTAACTGTAAAAGGCATGGGTGAACATATTGATTGTGACGTTTCAAAAATCCTATCTAGGGAAATGAACATGTCAGAAGCAGGAGATAAGTTGATAGAAACAACTCTAAGAGTTGCAAATGGAAGATTAACTTGTGCTGAAGCTTTAGGTCATAGAGAGTTTGTTATGACTAAACTTTACAGAAGTGCATAA
- a CDS encoding SAF domain-containing protein (PFAM: SAF domain), with translation MATDIIIHDEKDNVGVVVTEKITPKQDCSCWIMENDSTVNIQSVDEIPLGHKIAMTDLNEGDTILKYGHDIGKVVKSIKKGEHVHVHNVKTKKW, from the coding sequence ATGGCTACAGATATCATAATTCACGATGAAAAAGACAACGTAGGAGTAGTTGTTACTGAAAAAATAACTCCAAAACAAGATTGTTCTTGCTGGATAATGGAAAATGACAGCACAGTAAACATACAATCAGTAGACGAAATACCTTTAGGTCACAAAATTGCAATGACTGACCTGAATGAAGGTGACACGATTCTTAAATACGGTCATGATATTGGTAAAGTAGTTAAATCAATCAAAAAAGGTGAGCACGTTCACGTTCACAATGTAAAAACAAAGAAGTGGTAG
- a CDS encoding sulfoacetaldehyde acetyltransferase (PFAM: Thiamine pyrophosphate enzyme, central domain; Thiamine pyrophosphate enzyme, N-terminal TPP binding domain; Thiamine pyrophosphate enzyme, C-terminal TPP binding domain~TIGRFAM: sulfoacetaldehyde acetyltransferase) — MTKMTTEEAFVKVLQMHGIEHAFGIIGSAFMPISDIFPDAGITFWDVAHETNGGLIADGYTRATGKMSMVIAQNGPGITGLVTPIKTAYWNHTPLLLVTPQAANKTMGQGGFQEVEQMNLFKDMVCYQEEVRDPSRMAEVLNRVIEKAIRGSAPAQINVPRDYWTQVIDIDLPPIVRLERQGGGSEAINKAANLLSNAKFPVILSGAGVVIGGAIEATKNLAEKLDAPVCSGYQHNDSFPGSHPLAVGPLGYNGSKAAMELISKADVVLALGTRLNPFSTLPGYGIDYWPKNANIIQVDINPDRIGLTKKVTVGISGDAKLVAEQILAKLSSSAGDTDRQTRKDLIHQTKSAWLQKLSSLDHEEDDEGTVWNKEARERDADRMSPRQAWRAIQAGMPDDVIISSDIGNNCAIGNAYPTFEKGRKYLAPGLFGPCGYGFPSILGAKIGCPDTPVIGFAGDGAFGISMNEMSSCAREEWPSITMVIFRNYQWGAEKRNTTLWFDNNFVGTELDPELSYAKVADACGLKGVTVRTMEETTNAIKQSCEDQKKGITTFIEVILNQELGEPFRRDAMKKPVRVAGINKSDMRPQKYLNG; from the coding sequence ATGACTAAAATGACAACTGAAGAAGCTTTTGTAAAAGTTTTACAAATGCATGGTATTGAACATGCTTTTGGTATTATCGGATCAGCATTCATGCCAATCTCAGATATATTTCCTGATGCAGGTATAACGTTTTGGGATGTTGCTCATGAAACTAATGGCGGATTAATTGCTGATGGTTACACAAGAGCAACAGGAAAAATGTCAATGGTCATTGCACAAAATGGCCCCGGAATTACTGGTTTAGTAACACCAATAAAAACTGCTTATTGGAATCATACACCTCTTTTATTAGTAACACCTCAAGCTGCAAACAAAACTATGGGCCAAGGTGGTTTCCAAGAAGTTGAACAAATGAATTTATTTAAAGATATGGTTTGTTATCAAGAAGAAGTAAGAGATCCATCAAGAATGGCAGAAGTACTTAATAGAGTAATTGAAAAAGCGATTAGAGGATCTGCTCCTGCTCAAATCAATGTTCCAAGAGATTATTGGACACAAGTTATTGATATTGATCTTCCACCAATTGTAAGATTAGAAAGACAAGGTGGTGGATCTGAAGCTATAAATAAAGCTGCCAACTTATTATCAAACGCAAAATTTCCAGTTATACTTTCTGGTGCTGGTGTTGTAATTGGAGGAGCAATCGAAGCTACTAAAAACTTAGCTGAAAAATTAGACGCCCCTGTTTGTTCTGGTTATCAACATAATGATAGTTTTCCAGGTAGCCATCCGTTAGCAGTAGGTCCTTTGGGATACAATGGTTCAAAAGCTGCTATGGAATTAATATCAAAAGCTGATGTAGTTTTAGCACTTGGTACAAGATTAAATCCATTTTCAACTTTACCAGGTTATGGAATTGATTATTGGCCGAAGAATGCAAATATCATTCAAGTAGATATCAACCCAGATAGAATTGGTTTAACAAAAAAAGTGACTGTTGGTATTAGTGGTGATGCAAAATTAGTTGCAGAACAAATTTTAGCTAAACTCTCATCAAGTGCTGGTGACACTGATAGACAAACGAGAAAAGATTTAATTCATCAAACAAAATCTGCATGGTTACAAAAACTTTCAAGTTTAGATCATGAAGAAGATGATGAAGGTACAGTTTGGAATAAAGAAGCAAGAGAAAGAGATGCTGATAGAATGTCACCAAGACAAGCTTGGAGAGCAATTCAAGCTGGTATGCCTGATGATGTTATTATTTCAAGTGATATTGGAAACAATTGTGCAATTGGAAATGCTTATCCAACTTTTGAAAAAGGTAGAAAATATTTAGCACCAGGTTTATTTGGTCCTTGTGGCTATGGTTTCCCATCAATCTTAGGAGCAAAAATTGGATGTCCAGATACTCCAGTAATTGGTTTTGCAGGAGATGGAGCATTTGGAATTAGTATGAATGAAATGAGTTCATGTGCGAGAGAAGAATGGCCATCAATCACGATGGTTATTTTTAGAAATTATCAATGGGGTGCAGAAAAAAGAAACACAACTCTTTGGTTTGATAATAATTTTGTTGGAACAGAGTTAGATCCAGAGTTAAGTTACGCAAAAGTAGCAGATGCTTGTGGTCTTAAAGGTGTAACCGTAAGAACTATGGAAGAAACTACTAACGCGATCAAGCAATCATGTGAAGATCAAAAAAAAGGAATAACCACTTTTATTGAGGTAATTTTAAATCAAGAATTAGGTGAGCCGTTTAGAAGAGATGCTATGAAAAAGCCAGTTAGAGTTGCTGGTATAAATAAAAGTGATATGAGACCTCAAAAATATTTAAACGGATAA